TGGAGACTTATGGGAAGCTTGACCCGGCGATGCTGCTCGAATCCTACGGCATCAAGCGGTAACAACTTTTTATTCACCACGGCGACACAGCACTTAATTCACCACGGCGACACGGCGAACACGGCGCTCCTTAAAAATTGATACGGCGACACCACGGCGACACGGTTTCCTGATAATATTATTAAGCAGGGGGTCTCCGAGGGGTAAATAAGAGCGCTCCGCGCGGCGTCAGCCCCCTTCAGGAAATAAAAGAGCGCCGTGTTCGCCGTGTTCGCCGTGGTGAATAATAAACCGTGCCCTCCGTGGTGCCTCCGTGCGCCCTGTGGTGAGAACGGTGGGATGCAAAAAGATATAACCGGAGGCCGCCGATATCTTGGCGTGGAACCCGCATTCTCGCACCGGCTACAGTCGGAGAGCGACGTACGCTCCATACAATCGTTAGAGGATAACGGCTTTAGCTGCTGCGAGCTCTTTTTCCCGGAGCGGGAGCCCATCGGTGACCAGACGCTCAAGCTCATCGACGACGTCTCCGGCACGACGAACCTGCTCCTGACCGCCCACCTGCCCTTCAAGAACGTCAACATCGCCAGCGTCTACCAGTATGTCCGGGATAGCAGCGTCGACATGCTGACAGGAATGATCGATAGTCTCTCGGATTACGTCCGCCTGATAACCGTTCACACGGGCTATGCGTCGCCGTCGGTCAGCGGGGGCCTGGAAAAGGCCATCGAGAACAACGTGCTGAGCCTGGCGAAGGTCTGCGACCGCGCCGGCCAGTACGACATCATGGTCGGCGTCGAGAACGCGATGAACGAGAAGTACATGGTAGGCCGGAACTTCGCCGAGATGGAGCGAATCATTAAGGGCGTTAACCGGGGAAACGTGGGCCTGACCTTCGACGTCGGCCACGCCCGGCTCACGGGCAATATCGAGGACTATGTCGACCGGAAGGAATACATCGTCGAGATCCACGCCCACGACAACTTCGGCTATATGGACGAGCATCTGGCCCTCGGGCACGGGAAGATCGACTGGGGGTACGTCTACGATAAGGTCAAGGATATTGACTGCCCCTTCGTGCTTGAGCAGAAGACCCTGGAGGAGGGCCTTGAAAGCATCCGGTACTGGCAGAGCCTCTCGTCGGAGTCCAGCGCCTACTACCGACTGAACAAGATCCTTGGCGAGATACGCTCGGAGAAGAATCCACGGCAGCTTCTCCCCATCAACAGCGAGATGATCCGGCTTTGCGAGAACGTGCTCGGCATGGGCGGCACGGGCAGCAACGTCAACCATATCGTCTCATCGTGCCGCGAGGCCATGGCGTTCAAGGTCGCCGAGTTCGTGATGGACGAGATGAAGTACTCCATGGGGCCGCCGAGGCATAAGTTCGCATTAATGGCCGTGGGAAGCTTTGGCCGGGAGGAGATGTCCGTCGAGTCGGACCAGGACACGATCCTCGTACTGGACGATACGGTGGACGATGACGGCAGGCGGTTCTTCAAGATGTTCTCGGAGAGCCTGGTTTCGAGGCTTTCTGCCGCCGGATTTCCCAGGTGCCGGGGCAACATGATGGCGAGCAATCCAAAGTGGAGGGGCACTATTGCCGAGCAGCTGGCCCGCCTGGACACGACTTATGAGCGCTCTGTCATTATGGACGCCCGT
The DNA window shown above is from Methanocella sp. and carries:
- a CDS encoding DUF294 nucleotidyltransferase-like domain-containing protein, coding for MEPAFSHRLQSESDVRSIQSLEDNGFSCCELFFPEREPIGDQTLKLIDDVSGTTNLLLTAHLPFKNVNIASVYQYVRDSSVDMLTGMIDSLSDYVRLITVHTGYASPSVSGGLEKAIENNVLSLAKVCDRAGQYDIMVGVENAMNEKYMVGRNFAEMERIIKGVNRGNVGLTFDVGHARLTGNIEDYVDRKEYIVEIHAHDNFGYMDEHLALGHGKIDWGYVYDKVKDIDCPFVLEQKTLEEGLESIRYWQSLSSESSAYYRLNKILGEIRSEKNPRQLLPINSEMIRLCENVLGMGGTGSNVNHIVSSCREAMAFKVAEFVMDEMKYSMGPPRHKFALMAVGSFGREEMSVESDQDTILVLDDTVDDDGRRFFKMFSESLVSRLSAAGFPRCRGNMMASNPKWRGTIAEQLARLDTTYERSVIMDARFIFGDRPLANRFLKTLHMALHADPTYATELAISAIKAEVGLEGDSFKVEFFADSEDAFNLKKYGFRIYSQSIKALSVKYSITRTNIADRLWKMHDLGVIDRKSIDRYMFAYDQLSRVMMLGYVHNIKRGIVSNEYIFPYSLSKKDREGLKEALRIVKELQSLCSGQFAIAKTML